CGTCGACGGGCGGTGCGCCACGACCAGGGCCGTCGTCTCCCTGAGGACCTCCCGCAGCGCCGCCTCGACCCGGGCCTCCGTGTGGACGTCGAGCGCCGAGAGCGGGTCGTCCAGGACCAGGAACCGGGGCCTGCCCACGACCGCGCGGGCCAGGGCCAGGCGTTGCCGCTGGCCGCCCGACAGGCTCAGGCCCTGCTCGCCGACCTGGGTCGCCGTGCCGTCCGGGAGCCGGTCGACGAAGCCGTCCGCCTGGGCGATGCCCAGGGCGCGGCGCAGCTCCGGGTCGCCCGCTTCCTCCGCGCCCATCAGGACGTTCTCGCCGACGCTCGCCGAGAACAGCGTCGGCTCCTCGAACGCCATCGAGACGAGGGAGCGGAGCCTCCGCCGCTCCATGAGGGCGATGTCCTCGCCGTCCAGGAGGATGCGGCCCGTCGTCGCCTCGTGCAGGCGCGGTACGAGGGCGGTGAGCGTCGTCTTGCCGGAGCCCGTGCCGCCCACCAGGGCCAGCGTCTCGCCCGGGCGGATGTGGAGGTCGACGCCGTCCAGGACGGGGGGCGCGTCGGCGGGGGCGTCCGGGTAGCGGAAGGTGACGCCTTCGAAGCGGACCCCGTCGTGGGGGGTGCCGGTGCCGGTGCCGGTGTCGCCCGTCGTCTCCGGTTCCTCCGGTGCGTCCATCACCTCGAAGTACCGTTCCGTCGCGGTCGCCGCCTCCTTGCTCATCGCCAGCAGGAAGCCGATCGACTCCACCGGCCAGCGCAGCGCCAGGGCCGTCGACAGGAACGCGACCAGGGTGCCGGCGGAGAGTCTCCCGTCCGCGACCTGCACCGTCCCCAGGACGAGGGCCGCCCCGATGGCCAGTTCCGGCAGGGCGGTGATGACCGCCCAGATCATGGCGAGCAGCCGGGCCTTGGCGAGTTCCGTACCGCGGAGGTGTTCGGCGAGTTCCCGGAACGCCCGGGCCTGGCTGCGGTGCCGGCCGAAGCCCTTCACGATCCGGATGCCGAGGACGCTCTCCTCGACGACCGTCGTCAGATCGCCGACCTGGTCCTGGGCCCTGCGCGCCACCGATCCGTACCGGCGCTCGAAGAGGTGGGAGACCAGGACGAGGGGGAGCACGGGCGTCAGCAGGACCAGGCCGAGGGACCAGTCCTGGGTGAGGAGGAGGACGTAACCGGCGAGGATCGTCACGCCGTTGACCAGGAGGAAGGTCAGGGGGAACGCCAGGAACATCCGGACCAGCATCAGGTCCGTCGTCCCGCGCGACAGGAGCTGTCCCGACGGCCAGCGGTCGTGGAACGCGATCGGGAGGCGCTGGAGTCTGCCGTACAGGTCGGCGCGCATGCGTGCCTCGACGTGGGACAGCGGGCGCGCCACCAGCCAGCGGCGGAAGCCGAAGAGGACGGCCTCGGTGATGCCCAGGAGGAGCAGGTACAGCGCTCCGAGCCAGACGCCTCCGGGGTCCCGGTCGGTGATGGGGCCGTCCACCAGCCACTTGAGGACGAGCGGGATGACGAGCGACAGACAGGACGCGACGATCGCGACGAACGCGGCCGTGAACAGCCGGCCCCGCACGGGCCTCACGTACGGCCAGAGACGGAGCAGGACACGGACCGTCGAGCGGTCGGGGGGCGGGGGCAGCGGTTTCTCGGGCATCAGGTCCGACCATACGGTTCACCACTGACGTGGCTCATCCGGTTTTCGGTCGTACCCCGGCATCGACCGATCGGCTGATGCCGGTTCGAGCGCGATGGCCGATGGCCGGGGTTCCACGGGCCCGCCAGGCTGGGCGCATGACAGCGATCGAGGTGCGGGGACTGCACAAGACGTATGGCGGCCGGACGGTCGTCGACGGGGTGTCGTTCGAGGTCGGCGAGGGGGAGGTCTTCGGGATCCTCGGCCCCAACGGCGCCGGCAAGACCACCACCGTCGAGTGCGTGGAAGGACTGCGGATCCCCGACGGAGGGTCCGTGCGGGTCTGCGGGTACGACCCCGTCGCCGAGCGGGACGAGGTCACCCGGGTGCTCGGTGTGCAGCTCCAGCAGAGCGCGCTGCAGGCCAGGCTCACCGTCGGTGAGGCGCTCGCCCTGTACGCCTCCTTCCACGAGCGGCCCGTCGACCGGTACGCGCTGGCCGAACGGCTCGGTCTCGCGCCGCATCTGCGGACCCGGTTCGGGAAGCTGTCCGGGGGGCAGCAGCAGCGGTTGTTCATCGCCCTCGCGTTGATCGGTGGTCCCCGCGTCGTCGTTCTCGACGAGCTCACCACCGGGCTCGACCCGCGGGCCCGGCGGGAGGTGTGGGCGCTCGTCGAGTCCCTCCGGGACGCCGGGGTGACCGTGCTGCTCGTCACCCACTTCATGGAGGAGGCCCAGCGGCTCTGCGACCGGATCGCCCTGCTCGACCGGGGGCGGATCGCC
This is a stretch of genomic DNA from Streptomyces sp. R44. It encodes these proteins:
- a CDS encoding ABC transporter ATP-binding protein; its protein translation is MPEKPLPPPPDRSTVRVLLRLWPYVRPVRGRLFTAAFVAIVASCLSLVIPLVLKWLVDGPITDRDPGGVWLGALYLLLLGITEAVLFGFRRWLVARPLSHVEARMRADLYGRLQRLPIAFHDRWPSGQLLSRGTTDLMLVRMFLAFPLTFLLVNGVTILAGYVLLLTQDWSLGLVLLTPVLPLVLVSHLFERRYGSVARRAQDQVGDLTTVVEESVLGIRIVKGFGRHRSQARAFRELAEHLRGTELAKARLLAMIWAVITALPELAIGAALVLGTVQVADGRLSAGTLVAFLSTALALRWPVESIGFLLAMSKEAATATERYFEVMDAPEEPETTGDTGTGTGTPHDGVRFEGVTFRYPDAPADAPPVLDGVDLHIRPGETLALVGGTGSGKTTLTALVPRLHEATTGRILLDGEDIALMERRRLRSLVSMAFEEPTLFSASVGENVLMGAEEAGDPELRRALGIAQADGFVDRLPDGTATQVGEQGLSLSGGQRQRLALARAVVGRPRFLVLDDPLSALDVHTEARVEAALREVLRETTALVVAHRPSTVMLADRVALLSRGRIAAVGTHQELLRSSAEYAWLMSGEGTENR
- a CDS encoding ABC transporter ATP-binding protein; translation: MTAIEVRGLHKTYGGRTVVDGVSFEVGEGEVFGILGPNGAGKTTTVECVEGLRIPDGGSVRVCGYDPVAERDEVTRVLGVQLQQSALQARLTVGEALALYASFHERPVDRYALAERLGLAPHLRTRFGKLSGGQQQRLFIALALIGGPRVVVLDELTTGLDPRARREVWALVESLRDAGVTVLLVTHFMEEAQRLCDRIALLDRGRIAALDTPGGLIGRTSAAKEISFDAGTPIAPDSLRALPGVVSVRTAEGRTLVGGTDETVAAFVSLLAREGVTAGQLRVADASLDDAYLDLTGTDR